A single window of Acidobacteriota bacterium DNA harbors:
- the tgt gene encoding tRNA guanosine(34) transglycosylase Tgt, which yields MLRFERLTAPGPGPRRGRLTLDHGTVETPAFMPVGTAGTVKAARWSDLEAAGAEIVLANTYHLMLRPGGDTVRRLGGLHRFTGWDRPILTDSGGYQVMSLAGSRTLSEDGVLFRSHVDGSAHALTPERAVELQLGDFGVDVAMVLDECTPWPATKDEARTSMELTHRWAARAAVRREALASPRGALFGIVQGGMHPDLRAESAAAIAALPFDGVACGGLSVGEPKDEMRAMVAATAPLLPEDRPRYLMGVGRPDDLIDAVARGFDLFDCVLPTRAARHGLLYTSEGTLAIKHARYREDAAPPDPACGCPTCRRHSRAYLRHLFVAGEPTAATLLTVHNLTAILDLMRGIREALASNRFTAWAAEALPRWSRAVGKDS from the coding sequence ATGCTCCGTTTCGAACGGCTCACGGCCCCCGGCCCGGGCCCGCGCCGGGGACGCCTGACGCTGGACCACGGCACGGTCGAGACGCCGGCGTTCATGCCCGTCGGGACCGCGGGCACCGTCAAGGCGGCGCGCTGGAGCGACCTCGAAGCGGCCGGCGCGGAGATCGTCCTCGCGAACACGTACCACCTCATGCTTCGGCCCGGCGGCGACACGGTGCGGCGGCTCGGAGGACTGCACCGTTTCACCGGATGGGACCGGCCGATTCTCACGGACTCGGGCGGATACCAGGTGATGTCGCTTGCGGGCAGCCGGACGCTCTCGGAGGACGGCGTCCTCTTCCGCAGCCACGTCGACGGGTCCGCGCACGCGCTCACGCCCGAACGCGCCGTCGAGCTGCAGCTCGGGGACTTCGGCGTCGACGTCGCGATGGTCCTCGACGAGTGCACGCCGTGGCCGGCGACGAAGGACGAGGCGCGGACGTCGATGGAGCTCACCCACCGCTGGGCGGCGCGCGCGGCTGTCCGGCGCGAGGCGCTCGCCTCGCCGCGCGGCGCGCTGTTCGGGATCGTGCAGGGCGGCATGCACCCGGACCTGCGCGCGGAGAGCGCCGCCGCGATCGCCGCGCTCCCGTTCGACGGCGTCGCGTGCGGCGGGCTCTCGGTGGGGGAGCCGAAGGACGAGATGCGCGCGATGGTCGCGGCGACGGCGCCTCTCCTCCCGGAAGACCGGCCGCGCTACCTCATGGGCGTCGGGCGGCCCGACGACCTCATCGACGCCGTCGCGCGGGGGTTCGACCTCTTCGACTGCGTGCTCCCGACGCGCGCCGCACGGCACGGCCTGCTCTACACCTCCGAGGGGACGCTCGCGATCAAGCACGCGCGCTACCGCGAGGACGCCGCGCCCCCGGACCCCGCGTGCGGCTGCCCGACGTGCCGCCGCCACTCGCGCGCGTACCTCAGGCACCTGTTCGTCGCCGGCGAGCCCACGGCGGCGACGCTCCTCACCGTCCACAACCTCACGGCGATCCTTGACTTGATGCGGGGAATCCGTGAGGCTCTCGCCTCGAATCGGTTCACGGCGTGGGCGGCGGAGGCGCTTCCCCGCTGGTCGCGAGCCGTCGGAAAGGACTCCTGA
- the yajC gene encoding preprotein translocase subunit YajC produces MNPSLLQAAPAGIAANPIVQMVPYLLMFVIFYFVLLAPMRKQQKKQKELISALKKGDRVVTSGGIHGTIAQVEDQIVWLKISDTTKIKINRSAIAGLSADTDTKEPA; encoded by the coding sequence ATGAACCCGTCCCTGCTGCAGGCCGCCCCCGCGGGCATCGCGGCCAACCCGATCGTGCAGATGGTCCCGTACCTGCTCATGTTCGTGATCTTCTACTTCGTGCTCCTCGCGCCGATGCGCAAGCAGCAGAAGAAGCAGAAGGAGCTGATCTCGGCCCTGAAGAAGGGCGACCGCGTCGTCACGTCGGGCGGGATCCACGGGACGATCGCGCAGGTCGAGGACCAGATCGTGTGGCTCAAGATCTCCGACACGACGAAGATCAAGATCAACCGCAGCGCGATCGCGGGCCTCTCGGCCGACACGGACACGAAGGAACCCGCCTGA